A genomic window from Sulfurospirillum diekertiae includes:
- a CDS encoding agmatine deiminase family protein, protein MKIRIPAEWEEQEALIVVFPPKQSDWAHSIDEIHRTYLTFISKIAHFQKCLVICEDKKALATMLPTLQNIELIEMATNDTWIRDFGGINIYKNHKRRTYDFIFNAWGNKFEANLDNSITSQLFEQGYLEGKLKSLDFVLEGGSIDSNGHGVMLSTAYCLFEENRNAHLSKKQIKKTLIELFGLKKLIILEHGALMGDDTDSHIDTLARFINKKTIAYVKCYDKKDEHYQELKKMEKELQKTEFNLLPLPLPSAKYFNNHRIPATYMNFVLINNAVLVPTYSDPYDAEVLAIFARCFPEREIVGIESSILIREHGSLHCASMNIYKERDNDE, encoded by the coding sequence ATGAAAATTAGAATACCAGCCGAATGGGAAGAACAAGAGGCACTCATCGTCGTATTTCCTCCAAAACAGAGTGATTGGGCACACTCCATTGATGAAATCCATCGAACCTATTTAACGTTCATCAGCAAAATTGCACATTTTCAAAAATGCCTTGTGATCTGCGAAGATAAAAAAGCGCTGGCAACTATGTTACCAACACTCCAAAATATCGAACTGATCGAAATGGCAACGAATGATACATGGATACGCGACTTCGGTGGTATTAATATTTATAAAAACCATAAACGTCGCACGTATGACTTTATCTTTAACGCATGGGGTAATAAATTTGAAGCCAATTTGGACAACAGCATTACCAGTCAGCTCTTTGAACAAGGCTATTTAGAAGGCAAACTTAAAAGTTTAGACTTTGTCCTTGAAGGTGGAAGTATCGACAGTAACGGTCATGGCGTAATGCTTTCAACTGCTTATTGTCTTTTTGAAGAGAACCGCAATGCGCATCTTTCCAAAAAACAGATTAAAAAAACACTCATCGAACTTTTTGGACTCAAAAAGCTGATCATCTTAGAACATGGCGCGCTCATGGGTGACGATACCGACTCGCACATTGACACCTTAGCACGTTTCATCAACAAAAAAACCATCGCCTATGTGAAATGTTATGACAAAAAAGATGAACACTATCAAGAGCTGAAAAAGATGGAAAAAGAGCTTCAAAAAACAGAGTTCAATCTGCTTCCTTTACCTCTTCCATCAGCTAAATACTTCAACAATCACCGTATTCCAGCAACCTATATGAATTTTGTTCTCATTAACAATGCTGTTTTAGTCCCAACCTACAGTGATCCCTACGATGCAGAAGTTTTAGCTATTTTTGCCAGATGCTTCCCCGAACGTGAAATTGTTGGTATCGAATCTTCAATTTTAATTCGCGAACACGGAAGTTTGCACTGCGCTTCCATGAATATTTATAAAGAAAGAGACAACGACGAATGA
- a CDS encoding FeoA family protein, producing MIKLSQMNAGDKAVVVRIDANEELKQRFFSLGLHKGSQLQIKATSIAKSTMEIEVGTTLLALRYEEAKSIEVQKI from the coding sequence ATGATTAAACTTTCACAAATGAATGCTGGAGACAAAGCTGTCGTGGTACGAATAGATGCCAACGAAGAGCTCAAACAAAGATTTTTTTCCTTGGGACTTCATAAAGGAAGCCAACTCCAAATTAAAGCAACAAGTATCGCAAAAAGCACTATGGAAATTGAAGTAGGTACAACACTGCTTGCCCTTCGTTATGAAGAAGCAAAAAGCATAGAGGTTCAAAAAATATGA
- a CDS encoding cation diffusion facilitator family transporter, with translation MTLQKKATIISSGTATILIIIKLFVGIMSGSVAVLASAIDSVLDLIVSAFNYFAISKAEQPANKKFNYGKGKIEALAGVIEGTVITVSGLFIFYTAIKKAINQEPVEYLGYSVIVMVISLAITIALVLFLNYAAKKTRSMVVKSDALHYKTDVLSNGAILVSLVLIQITGFEMIDSIMGVIISLYIIHSAYQIISDGIYILLDASLDEEMVEKMRDIILEEKEISDFHYLKTRKSGNTNFVDVHLVFSPGISLMRAHHAGDRIEEKIKDLIPDEIWVINAHLDPYDDSEINDQQYVANEG, from the coding sequence ATGACTTTACAAAAAAAAGCAACGATTATTTCCAGTGGAACGGCAACGATCCTTATTATTATCAAACTTTTTGTCGGAATTATGAGTGGCTCTGTTGCCGTTTTAGCTTCTGCGATTGACTCTGTGCTTGACCTTATCGTATCAGCATTTAATTACTTTGCTATTTCCAAAGCCGAACAACCCGCCAATAAAAAATTTAACTACGGAAAAGGCAAAATTGAGGCTTTAGCGGGCGTCATTGAAGGTACGGTGATTACCGTTTCAGGTCTTTTTATCTTCTATACCGCCATTAAAAAAGCGATCAACCAAGAGCCTGTCGAATATCTAGGTTACTCCGTTATTGTTATGGTCATCTCTTTGGCAATTACCATTGCCTTAGTTCTTTTTTTAAATTATGCTGCGAAAAAGACACGAAGCATGGTGGTCAAATCAGATGCGCTTCACTATAAAACAGACGTTTTAAGCAATGGCGCTATCCTTGTCTCCTTAGTACTCATTCAGATAACAGGATTTGAGATGATCGACTCGATCATGGGTGTGATCATTTCCCTTTACATTATTCATTCAGCCTATCAGATTATTAGTGATGGTATTTACATCCTGCTTGACGCATCGCTTGATGAAGAGATGGTTGAAAAAATGCGTGACATTATTTTAGAAGAGAAAGAGATTAGCGATTTTCACTACCTTAAAACCCGTAAATCAGGCAATACAAACTTTGTCGATGTTCATCTCGTCTTTAGTCCTGGCATTTCACTCATGCGTGCGCACCATGCGGGAGATCGCATCGAAGAGAAGATTAAAGACCTTATCCCAGATGAAATATGGGTTATCAACGCTCACCTCGACCCTTATGATGACTCAGAGATCAACGATCAGCAATACGTGGCAAATGAGGGTTAA
- the feoB gene encoding ferrous iron transport protein B: protein MKELVIALVGQPNVGKSMLINSIADARLKVGNFSGVTVEKAEVRFSAQEHLIKIVDLPGTYSLNDYTQDEKVTKDFLENEPYDLIINVVDATNLERNLYLTTQLLELGKKMIVALNMMDEAQKEGICVDHEQLSSILGVPCVKVSAATKKGIGKLLNRTIDIFNFPYEKSKLIYSDVVEEEIEKLSFFLKQKRYKTELTYRDLVLKLLQNDPKIYQKMHDEPIWLELSPLLKEALEHLYLHHETKDVSEIFAEERASFARGVVTEVLTCKKSISKTITEKIDALLIHKIFGIPIFIALMWALFQLTFELGSIPMDWINLFFVSLGTYAKTIFGDGELGSMIADGAISGVGAVVMFLPNIVILFFGISLLETTGYMARVAFLLDGFFHRFGLHGKSFIPLVTGFGCSVPAYMSARTLKNNKDRLITLFIIGFMSCGAKLPVYVLFSGAFFAKQNAGNVLFLIYIAGALIGLLAAKFLKVFVFKGVDEPFVMEMPKYRLPSIRLIWHTVVSKAIMYLKKAGTFILGASLLIWFASNYPKYPDIEKTFAQKIELAQSAEAKITLENEKAQQLLEKSFLGMLGKSTDTLFQPIGFDWKMTVALESGLAAKEVVVSTLGVLYALGAGVDEGNESLIGELQKQISFASAVSFIIFVMFYLPCMAASIVFTKETGSYKYLFYLFIFTTVVAWGLAFIGYRIALLW, encoded by the coding sequence ATGAAAGAGCTTGTCATTGCGTTGGTGGGACAGCCCAATGTGGGCAAAAGTATGCTCATCAACTCCATTGCCGATGCACGCTTAAAAGTGGGTAACTTTTCAGGTGTCACCGTTGAAAAAGCGGAAGTACGTTTTAGCGCGCAAGAGCATTTGATTAAAATCGTTGATTTACCCGGAACGTACTCGCTTAACGACTACACTCAAGATGAAAAAGTCACCAAAGATTTTCTGGAAAATGAGCCGTACGATCTTATCATCAACGTGGTTGATGCTACGAATCTAGAGCGCAATCTTTACCTGACGACACAGCTTTTAGAACTGGGTAAAAAGATGATCGTCGCATTAAATATGATGGATGAAGCGCAAAAAGAGGGTATCTGTGTTGATCATGAGCAACTCAGTTCCATTTTGGGTGTTCCCTGCGTGAAAGTCTCTGCCGCAACGAAAAAAGGCATCGGTAAACTTCTCAATCGCACCATTGACATTTTCAATTTTCCCTATGAAAAATCAAAACTGATTTACAGTGATGTTGTGGAAGAAGAGATCGAAAAACTCTCATTCTTTTTGAAACAAAAGCGCTATAAAACAGAGCTAACGTATCGTGATTTGGTGCTTAAACTGCTACAAAATGATCCTAAAATATATCAAAAAATGCACGATGAACCGATTTGGCTTGAGTTGTCGCCACTGCTCAAAGAGGCATTGGAACATCTCTATCTGCACCATGAGACAAAAGATGTCAGCGAAATTTTTGCGGAGGAGCGAGCCTCTTTTGCCAGAGGTGTTGTCACGGAAGTGCTTACATGTAAAAAGAGTATTTCTAAAACGATTACCGAAAAAATCGATGCGCTATTGATCCATAAAATTTTTGGTATTCCGATTTTTATTGCCTTGATGTGGGCACTTTTTCAGCTTACATTTGAGCTAGGTTCTATTCCTATGGATTGGATCAATCTTTTCTTTGTCTCGCTTGGCACGTATGCGAAAACGATCTTCGGCGATGGTGAGCTTGGCTCTATGATCGCTGATGGTGCTATTTCGGGTGTAGGTGCTGTGGTGATGTTTTTACCTAACATTGTCATCCTCTTTTTTGGGATTTCACTTTTGGAAACAACGGGCTACATGGCGCGTGTTGCGTTTTTACTCGATGGTTTTTTCCACCGTTTTGGCTTGCACGGTAAAAGCTTCATTCCCCTTGTCACGGGCTTTGGATGTTCCGTTCCTGCATATATGAGCGCCCGTACACTTAAAAACAATAAAGACAGACTGATCACACTTTTTATCATCGGTTTTATGAGTTGTGGTGCAAAGCTTCCCGTGTATGTTCTTTTCTCTGGGGCTTTTTTCGCGAAGCAAAATGCGGGAAATGTTCTTTTCCTTATCTATATAGCAGGGGCGCTCATTGGGCTTCTTGCGGCAAAATTTTTAAAAGTCTTTGTGTTTAAAGGTGTCGATGAGCCATTTGTAATGGAGATGCCAAAGTATCGTTTACCTTCAATAAGACTCATTTGGCACACGGTTGTAAGTAAGGCGATTATGTATCTTAAAAAAGCGGGAACATTTATTTTGGGTGCTTCTTTGCTGATTTGGTTCGCAAGCAACTACCCTAAATATCCCGATATTGAAAAAACATTTGCACAAAAAATTGAACTTGCTCAAAGTGCAGAAGCCAAAATAACCTTGGAAAATGAAAAAGCACAACAGCTTTTAGAAAAGAGTTTTTTAGGCATGCTTGGCAAGTCAACCGATACTCTTTTTCAACCGATTGGTTTTGATTGGAAGATGACGGTAGCGCTAGAGTCTGGACTGGCGGCAAAAGAGGTTGTTGTCTCAACGCTCGGTGTTTTATATGCACTTGGAGCTGGCGTAGATGAGGGAAATGAGAGTTTGATTGGTGAGCTTCAAAAACAGATCTCTTTTGCTTCGGCAGTTTCTTTTATCATCTTTGTGATGTTTTACTTGCCGTGTATGGCAGCAAGTATTGTCTTTACGAAAGAGACAGGCAGTTATAAGTATCTGTTTTATCTGTTTATCTTTACGACGGTTGTGGCGTGGGGACTTGCCTTTATAGGGTATAGAATAGCGCTTTTGTGGTGA